The following are from one region of the Anaeropeptidivorans aminofermentans genome:
- a CDS encoding lipoate--protein ligase, translating to MIDNIKYYIADNTMPYKNLAMEEYLLDSVEENQCILYLWQNRHTVVIGKNQNAYKECRVEALRGDGGFLVRRLSGGGSVFHDLGNLNFTFLIRDRHYDVSRQLSVIQRAVRKFGLNAEKSGRNDICIDGRKFSGNAFYKRGDHCYHHGTILINADMQNMSKYLNVSQDKLKANSVSSVKSRVINLKELNDEVNVENITEALVEAFGEEYGLTPEKIEKSQVDETIIQALTDKFSSEEFIFGRNMKADYEIKNRFKWGGIDLCFKISGDKIEDVMIYSDSMEWDFKDELEEAFKNIGFSKKELIKSLEGIKESLNSEIYEDLHELISQQDI from the coding sequence ATGATAGACAATATAAAATACTATATAGCCGATAATACCATGCCATATAAGAATCTTGCCATGGAGGAGTACTTGCTGGACAGCGTCGAAGAAAACCAGTGTATTTTGTATCTTTGGCAGAACAGGCACACGGTCGTTATAGGAAAAAATCAAAATGCCTATAAGGAGTGCAGGGTAGAGGCCCTCAGAGGTGACGGGGGTTTTCTTGTACGCAGATTAAGCGGCGGCGGAAGCGTATTCCACGATTTAGGCAATTTAAATTTTACATTTCTGATTAGGGACAGGCATTATGATGTTTCGAGGCAGCTTTCAGTTATTCAGAGAGCTGTGAGAAAATTTGGGCTTAATGCCGAGAAATCAGGAAGAAACGATATATGCATAGACGGACGTAAGTTTTCCGGAAATGCCTTCTATAAAAGAGGGGACCACTGCTATCACCACGGCACCATACTTATCAATGCCGATATGCAGAATATGAGTAAATATCTCAACGTATCTCAGGACAAGCTTAAAGCAAACAGTGTAAGCTCCGTTAAAAGCAGGGTAATCAACTTGAAAGAGCTTAACGATGAGGTTAACGTAGAAAATATTACAGAAGCCCTTGTTGAAGCCTTTGGAGAAGAATACGGCCTTACGCCTGAAAAAATAGAAAAAAGCCAAGTAGATGAAACAATCATACAGGCGCTTACAGATAAATTTTCTTCTGAAGAATTTATTTTCGGCAGAAATATGAAAGCAGACTATGAGATAAAGAACAGGTTCAAATGGGGCGGAATAGACCTTTGCTTTAAGATTTCAGGCGACAAAATAGAGGACGTTATGATATATTCCGATTCCATGGAATGGGATTTTAAAGATGAGCTTGAAGAAGCCTTTAAGAATATAGGCTTTTCAAAAAAAGAGCTTATAAAAAGCCTTGAAGGCATAAAGGAAAGTCTTAATTCCGAAATTTACGAGGATTTGCATGAATTAATTTCCCAGCAGGATATTTAA
- the gcvPB gene encoding aminomethyl-transferring glycine dehydrogenase subunit GcvPB: MKLIFERSKNGKSCCIIPPCEVPYHEFAEDTQRKIKLNLPELTEGELSRHYTELEKNTFGVNSGFYPLGSCTMKYNPKINEDIASLPNFADIHPLQPAHTVQGCLKAINLAEQYFCEITGMDNMTFQPAAGAHGEFAGLLLIKRYHDKNNDHKRTKILVPDTAHGTNPASVTMAGFKAVSIPSSEDGTVDMEALKAAIGEDTAGLMLTNPNTLGIFEKNILEMERLVHEAGGLVYYDGANLNPIMGVARPGDMGFDIVHLNLHKTFSTPHGGGGPGSGPIGCKAFLSEFLPVPKVVEKDGLLELSYDFPESMGSVKEFYGHFLIVMRALTYAITLGSDGIRSSAQNAVLNANYLMRNLEDIYDVAYPGTCMHEFVLSLERLKKETGVSAMDISKGILDYGMHPPTMYFPINVHEALMVEPTETESKETLDTVIKVYRELHERARTDAESLHEAPLHTQVRRLDEVTAARNPILKYDFEA; this comes from the coding sequence ATGAAGCTTATATTTGAAAGAAGCAAGAACGGAAAAAGCTGCTGCATTATCCCTCCTTGCGAAGTGCCTTACCATGAGTTTGCAGAGGACACCCAAAGGAAAATTAAGCTTAATCTTCCTGAACTTACTGAAGGAGAGCTTTCAAGACATTATACAGAACTTGAAAAGAATACCTTCGGTGTAAACAGCGGATTTTATCCTCTCGGCTCCTGTACCATGAAATATAATCCCAAAATCAACGAGGACATCGCTTCTCTTCCTAATTTTGCGGATATTCATCCGTTACAGCCTGCCCATACGGTTCAGGGCTGCCTTAAAGCAATCAATTTAGCCGAGCAATACTTCTGCGAAATAACAGGTATGGACAATATGACTTTCCAGCCTGCCGCAGGCGCTCACGGTGAATTTGCAGGCCTTCTCTTAATCAAGAGATACCACGATAAAAACAATGACCATAAGAGAACTAAAATATTAGTTCCAGACACTGCCCACGGCACAAACCCGGCCAGCGTTACCATGGCCGGATTTAAAGCCGTAAGCATTCCTTCATCAGAAGACGGCACTGTGGATATGGAGGCCTTAAAGGCAGCTATAGGCGAAGATACAGCAGGCCTTATGCTTACAAATCCCAATACCCTTGGTATTTTTGAAAAGAATATCCTTGAGATGGAAAGGCTTGTTCATGAAGCAGGCGGCCTCGTTTACTACGACGGAGCAAACCTGAACCCCATTATGGGTGTGGCACGCCCCGGCGACATGGGCTTTGATATCGTTCATCTGAACCTTCATAAGACTTTCTCAACTCCTCACGGCGGCGGCGGCCCCGGAAGCGGACCTATCGGCTGCAAGGCGTTCCTTTCCGAATTCCTTCCTGTTCCTAAGGTAGTTGAAAAAGACGGCCTTCTTGAACTTAGCTACGATTTCCCTGAATCTATGGGTAGCGTTAAAGAGTTCTACGGTCATTTCCTTATTGTTATGAGAGCGTTAACCTATGCTATCACATTAGGAAGCGACGGCATCAGGTCCTCTGCTCAGAACGCAGTATTAAACGCAAATTACCTTATGAGAAACCTTGAAGACATTTACGATGTTGCTTATCCAGGAACCTGCATGCATGAATTTGTTTTAAGTCTTGAAAGACTTAAAAAGGAAACAGGCGTTTCCGCTATGGATATTTCCAAGGGAATCCTTGATTATGGCATGCATCCGCCTACAATGTACTTCCCGATTAATGTTCACGAGGCATTAATGGTTGAGCCTACTGAAACCGAGTCCAAAGAAACCCTTGATACTGTTATCAAGGTTTACAGAGAGCTTCATGAAAGAGCCCGCACAGACGCAGAATCTCTTCACGAAGCACCCCTTCATACGCAGGTAAGAAGGCTTGATGAGGTTACAGCTGCTAGAAATCCCATATTAAAATATGATTTTGAAGCGTAA
- the gcvPA gene encoding aminomethyl-transferring glycine dehydrogenase subunit GcvPA — protein sequence MGTYVPNSLEEQQAILDFLGLGSLEDLYSHLPEEVKLKKPLNLPESKCELSVRRQMESLANENVRFKTIFRGAGAYRHYIPAIVKSVASKEKFVTAYTPYQPEISQGILQSIFEFQTMISELMGMDGANASVYDGASAAAEAISMCIERKKTVAYVSATSHPDYIRTIKTYSYAANREVVIVPEKDGKTDMEFLKNNLNAESACVYIQQPNFYGIIEDAAEIGEVTHAAGAKYIMGVNPIFAALLKTPREYGADIAVGEGQPLGLSLGFGGPYLGFMTCVKDMIRKLPGRIAGQTTDIDGKRAFVLTLQAREQHIRREKASSNVCSNQALCALTASVYLSAMGPEGIKEVAGQSAALAHYAAKEISAIPGYELVYDGEFFHEFVTKCPVCRDKLSKKLEEKGMLGGLALDNADERRLLWCFTEMNTKAEIDSLVAILKEGV from the coding sequence ATGGGTACTTACGTTCCCAATTCTCTTGAAGAACAACAGGCTATTCTTGACTTTTTAGGCCTTGGTTCTTTAGAGGATTTATACTCCCATCTGCCTGAAGAGGTTAAGCTTAAAAAGCCGCTTAATTTACCTGAATCAAAATGCGAGCTTTCCGTAAGAAGGCAGATGGAGTCACTTGCCAACGAAAACGTTAGATTTAAAACAATATTCAGAGGAGCCGGCGCTTACAGGCATTATATCCCTGCCATCGTAAAAAGCGTAGCTTCCAAAGAAAAATTTGTTACAGCATATACACCTTACCAGCCTGAAATAAGCCAAGGTATCTTACAGTCTATCTTTGAATTCCAGACCATGATCAGCGAGCTTATGGGTATGGACGGAGCCAATGCTTCCGTTTATGACGGCGCAAGCGCCGCCGCCGAGGCCATCAGTATGTGTATTGAAAGAAAGAAAACGGTTGCTTACGTATCCGCAACTTCTCACCCGGACTATATCCGTACAATCAAAACTTACAGCTATGCCGCCAACAGGGAAGTTGTAATTGTTCCCGAAAAAGACGGAAAGACGGATATGGAATTCTTAAAGAACAATTTAAACGCTGAAAGCGCATGCGTATATATTCAGCAGCCAAACTTCTACGGAATCATAGAAGATGCCGCTGAAATAGGAGAAGTTACCCATGCAGCCGGAGCTAAATATATTATGGGTGTAAACCCCATATTTGCAGCTCTTTTAAAAACTCCCAGAGAATACGGTGCAGACATAGCCGTTGGAGAAGGCCAGCCCCTTGGTTTAAGCCTTGGCTTCGGCGGACCTTACCTTGGCTTTATGACATGCGTTAAGGATATGATCAGAAAGCTTCCCGGCCGTATCGCAGGCCAGACTACAGATATTGACGGAAAAAGAGCCTTTGTTCTTACACTTCAGGCAAGAGAACAGCATATCAGAAGAGAAAAAGCGTCTTCAAACGTATGCTCAAACCAAGCTCTTTGCGCCCTTACAGCAAGCGTTTATTTAAGCGCTATGGGTCCTGAAGGCATTAAAGAAGTTGCGGGACAGTCTGCCGCGTTAGCCCATTATGCAGCGAAGGAAATTTCCGCAATCCCAGGCTATGAATTAGTATACGACGGAGAATTCTTCCATGAGTTCGTTACGAAATGCCCTGTTTGCAGAGATAAGCTTTCCAAGAAGCTTGAAGAAAAGGGTATGCTCGGCGGATTAGCTCTTGATAACGCCGATGAGCGCCGTCTCTTATGGTGCTTTACAGAAATGAACACCAAGGCTGAAATTGACAGCCTTGTAGCAATATTAAAGGAGGGGGTATAG
- the gcvH gene encoding glycine cleavage system protein GcvH, with product MSTPSTYKFTKSHEWVNFLSDNEATIGLTDFAQNSLGDLVFINLPQEGDEVAVKESCADIESVKAVSDIYSPVTGVVSEVNEEVLDAPQKVNEDPYGSWLVKITDISDKVELMSAEEYDNFCKEEE from the coding sequence ATGTCAACACCAAGCACATACAAATTTACAAAATCACACGAATGGGTTAATTTTTTAAGCGATAATGAAGCTACAATAGGACTTACAGACTTTGCACAGAATTCTCTCGGAGACCTGGTTTTCATCAATCTTCCTCAAGAAGGCGACGAAGTTGCAGTAAAAGAGTCCTGCGCGGATATAGAATCAGTTAAGGCTGTTTCCGACATATATAGCCCTGTTACAGGCGTTGTTTCAGAAGTTAATGAAGAGGTTCTCGATGCTCCTCAGAAAGTGAACGAAGATCCATACGGCTCATGGCTTGTAAAGATTACAGATATTAGTGATAAAGTAGAGTTAATGTCGGCTGAGGAGTACGATAATTTCTGCAAAGAGGAGGAATAA
- the gcvT gene encoding glycine cleavage system aminomethyltransferase GcvT, with product MELKTPLYDCHVKYGGKIVPFAGYLLPVQYKEGLIKEHNNVRTKCGLFDVSHMSEIFVEGKDALKNIQMIFPNDYSSAVVGQIKYTPMLNDNGGIVDDMIIYKFADDKYLIVGNGANRHKDFQWIKSKEFGDVNIHDDSDEYAQVALQGPASTDVLKKLMKEEDIPAKYYTFVEKVDVAGMECIVSQTGYTGEMGYEIYIKAENATKLWEALMEAGEEYGIMPCGLGARDTLRLEASMPLYGHEMSDDISPILAGLKWAVKLNKEEDFVGKQAILAAPEFTQKLVGLKITGKGIAREHNDILVDGKKVGETTSGTHAPFLGYPIAMAYLDKEYAEEGTKVIISVRGRDVEAEVIKMPFYKRSK from the coding sequence ATGGAATTGAAAACACCTTTATATGATTGTCATGTAAAGTACGGCGGAAAGATTGTACCTTTTGCAGGTTATCTTCTTCCGGTCCAGTACAAAGAAGGTCTCATTAAAGAGCATAACAATGTAAGGACAAAATGCGGTCTTTTTGATGTTTCCCATATGTCTGAAATTTTTGTTGAAGGCAAAGACGCTCTTAAAAATATCCAGATGATATTCCCAAACGATTACAGCAGTGCTGTAGTAGGACAGATTAAATATACTCCGATGCTTAACGACAACGGCGGAATCGTAGATGATATGATTATCTATAAATTTGCCGATGACAAATACCTTATCGTAGGAAACGGAGCAAACAGGCATAAGGACTTCCAATGGATTAAATCCAAGGAATTTGGAGATGTTAATATCCATGATGATTCCGATGAATATGCTCAGGTTGCCCTTCAAGGCCCTGCTTCAACCGATGTTCTTAAAAAGCTTATGAAAGAAGAAGATATTCCTGCCAAATACTATACTTTCGTTGAGAAAGTGGACGTAGCCGGTATGGAATGTATCGTTAGCCAGACAGGATACACAGGAGAAATGGGCTATGAGATTTATATTAAGGCTGAAAACGCTACGAAACTTTGGGAAGCGCTTATGGAAGCCGGTGAAGAATACGGCATTATGCCCTGCGGCCTTGGCGCAAGAGACACCCTTCGCCTTGAAGCTTCTATGCCTCTTTACGGCCATGAAATGAGTGACGATATATCTCCCATACTTGCTGGCCTTAAATGGGCAGTAAAATTAAATAAAGAAGAAGACTTCGTAGGCAAACAGGCTATTTTAGCAGCACCTGAATTTACACAGAAGCTCGTAGGCCTTAAAATCACAGGCAAGGGTATTGCAAGAGAGCATAACGACATTTTAGTAGACGGAAAGAAAGTGGGCGAAACCACTTCCGGAACCCATGCACCTTTCTTAGGCTATCCTATCGCCATGGCTTATTTAGATAAAGAATACGCCGAAGAAGGAACGAAAGTTATCATCAGCGTAAGAGGCAGAGACGTTGAAGCAGAAGTCATTAAAATGCCTTTTTATAAAAGAAGCAAATAA
- a CDS encoding GNAT family N-acetyltransferase has translation MENLELVIPEEEFRKDYLAYIKEVLEIDKKIIPYALYCGIEDYNKAFDMLLGQKERVIPEGKVPSTCYFLVNKGEKRILGSLDIRHYLNEGLLIRGGHIGYGVRPSERRKGLGTKMLFLGLEKARKIGIEKALITCSKDNAGSRNVIIGSGGVLENEMEYEGERILRFWIDTAIKQNI, from the coding sequence ATGGAAAACTTAGAGCTTGTTATTCCCGAAGAAGAATTCAGGAAAGACTATTTAGCGTATATTAAAGAAGTGTTGGAAATCGATAAAAAGATTATTCCCTATGCGCTTTACTGCGGCATAGAGGATTATAATAAGGCATTTGATATGCTCCTCGGCCAGAAGGAGAGAGTTATTCCTGAGGGAAAGGTTCCATCAACTTGTTATTTTTTGGTCAACAAGGGGGAAAAAAGAATTTTAGGCAGTTTAGACATAAGGCATTATCTGAATGAAGGGCTTCTCATAAGAGGGGGCCATATCGGATATGGGGTAAGGCCTTCTGAAAGACGAAAGGGCCTCGGAACTAAAATGCTTTTTCTTGGCCTTGAGAAAGCAAGGAAAATCGGCATAGAAAAAGCTCTCATAACCTGCAGCAAGGATAATGCGGGAAGCAGAAATGTGATAATAGGAAGCGGGGGAGTGCTTGAAAATGAGATGGAGTATGAAGGAGAGAGAATATTAAGGTTTTGGATAGATACGGCAATAAAGCAGAATATTTAG
- a CDS encoding efflux RND transporter periplasmic adaptor subunit, whose amino-acid sequence MKGRKIALLLIFLIIVAAGGYFVYEYRKEEVKVYDTVIAQKGDVNMKVSGSGKIEVKDKVPVFAEADQTVKLVIAKEGESIKKGDVLIEYDLEKDRADLEREIREAELKLQNARLNLKSIVQPAEGNELIQYESEVLSAEKNIEDVKSEIESIVIKISQQEIKVKDLKEILDKNEKLLSGGAIAQREYDDSLNNYNIAAESLKDLENQKALKEKTLLVRQDQLAFSQKKLDNSKDRLLDETNVIKYEMQQNNIALSEIAIEKLKNDRSKLKEKEIAPADGIISSVDVKEGAAVHNNTVIAYISDTSGVIGKLDVSEYDAPLIELNQRAELSTSGIPDKIYQGKVSFIWEAAVEKESSDDEIIVPIEIEIENIDDKLKIGYSVDIDIFVKEAVNVLMVPIQAVMQEEEGYFVYQLEDNIPVKKEVQVGLYGDKYVEIISGISEGAEIILRPSEVA is encoded by the coding sequence ATGAAAGGCAGGAAAATAGCGCTTCTGCTAATATTTTTAATTATAGTTGCAGCAGGAGGATATTTCGTCTATGAGTACAGAAAAGAAGAAGTAAAGGTATATGATACGGTAATTGCCCAAAAAGGAGACGTCAATATGAAAGTCTCCGGAAGCGGAAAAATAGAGGTGAAGGATAAAGTTCCTGTATTTGCCGAAGCCGACCAAACCGTAAAGCTTGTAATAGCAAAGGAAGGGGAAAGCATCAAAAAAGGTGATGTTCTTATAGAATACGATTTGGAAAAGGACAGAGCGGACCTTGAACGGGAAATAAGGGAAGCAGAGCTTAAGCTTCAAAATGCCCGCCTTAATTTAAAAAGCATCGTTCAGCCGGCAGAAGGAAACGAGCTGATTCAATACGAATCTGAGGTTTTAAGCGCCGAAAAAAATATAGAAGACGTTAAGTCGGAAATAGAAAGCATCGTTATAAAAATAAGCCAGCAGGAAATAAAGGTAAAGGATTTAAAAGAAATCCTCGATAAAAATGAAAAACTTTTATCCGGGGGAGCAATTGCCCAAAGGGAATATGATGATTCCTTAAATAATTATAATATAGCCGCAGAAAGCCTTAAGGACTTGGAAAATCAGAAGGCCCTTAAAGAAAAGACATTGCTGGTAAGGCAAGACCAGCTTGCTTTTTCTCAGAAAAAGCTTGACAATTCAAAAGACAGGCTTTTAGACGAAACCAATGTCATCAAATATGAAATGCAGCAAAATAATATTGCCTTAAGTGAAATAGCCATTGAAAAGCTTAAAAATGACCGCAGTAAGCTTAAGGAGAAGGAAATTGCCCCTGCCGACGGCATAATCTCTTCCGTAGATGTAAAAGAAGGCGCAGCTGTACATAACAATACGGTCATCGCTTATATTTCAGACACTTCCGGCGTAATAGGAAAGCTTGACGTATCGGAATATGATGCCCCTTTAATAGAATTAAATCAGAGAGCAGAGCTTTCCACCAGCGGAATTCCCGATAAAATTTATCAGGGGAAAGTAAGCTTTATATGGGAAGCCGCTGTTGAAAAAGAGTCCTCAGACGATGAAATTATTGTTCCTATTGAAATAGAAATAGAGAACATAGATGATAAGCTTAAAATAGGATATTCCGTTGACATCGATATATTTGTAAAAGAAGCGGTAAATGTTCTCATGGTTCCTATACAGGCTGTTATGCAGGAGGAAGAAGGATATTTTGTTTACCAACTGGAAGATAATATTCCCGTTAAAAAAGAAGTTCAAGTAGGCCTTTACGGAGATAAATATGTTGAAATTATTTCAGGCATATCAGAAGGGGCCGAAATTATATTAAGACCCTCGGAGGTAGCATAA
- a CDS encoding FtsX-like permease family protein has product MKPFNKDIYREIFYTLNRFMGIFAIIFLGVSFYAGLGSTGTSMKSIMDQYLDDQRLMDIRVMTNYGISKKDLKAIEETEGVAEVYPAYNMDALLENNGSSYVLKLHSISIGEKYYAQLNKPYIVSGRLPEKANEILVEEDMIKETNLEIGDYINLKSGKKEDIRKSLRTNSFKITGVVRSPYYISVERGTGAIGNGAVDYFILVPEESFNMSLYSEAFVRVQESHKLDSFSKAYENLIDDVVDNLQETEIKRAPERKAELTEAALKNISSALLELENTKTAALSDISKNEEYLRAQKKNLDASEKIIDENIDALNKAYKELEEKESSLNISLRDIEIGATDIAMGLGEAEKGLLDIESGMKEIDEALKIYPLSKDLSNKESELWENKLQTEISISALKDSEKELALQKDLIEKSLGDISASKKEIEENIKNLEAQKEDIIKGMQDINKGFNSIGPAKTSAEKEIESLQKSLEEARKELKDITDVEWYILDRESNLGVLSYKEDSDKIQAIGQVFPLFFYLVAALVSLTTMTRLVEEKRIEIGTLKSLGYGNFKILSKYLIYAAIPTLIGGWAGGFVGIRLFPAIIINAYRSLYTMNTVSAVTNRASWYTGIAFGLISALGATFYSCWAELKESPSNLMRPKAPKIGRKTIIEQIDAIWKRLSFLYKISIRNTFRYKKRFIMTVIGISGCTALLLAGFGIRDSVGDITNIQFKDIVKYHMKISLKDEAKDKDISDIKSLMNLRGIVPQSIAVRENSFDISAFDSNKENGILIAAEDIKGLQELIKLKDKDTGKELEIRDDGIIITEKLSILLNVKEGDEINISDGKQKNARARVTGICENYYFHYLYLSKSYYEEIFKEDLEYNSIYASLAKDTEDSKRDALANDILDKKTVTGVSFISSMEEQFKDVMSSLDIVIFVIIISAGLLAFVVLYNLTNINIQERIREIATLEVLGFKDKEVDSYIYRENMILMAFGILLGFVLGKLLHVYVMTTVESRLIMFGRDIHTISYLYAAVLTMVFSFGVNIITSRSLRKINMVEALKSIE; this is encoded by the coding sequence ATGAAACCCTTTAACAAGGATATTTACAGAGAAATTTTTTATACCTTAAACCGCTTTATGGGCATTTTTGCCATTATTTTCTTGGGGGTTTCTTTTTATGCAGGCCTTGGGTCCACGGGGACTTCCATGAAAAGCATAATGGATCAATACCTTGACGACCAGAGGCTTATGGATATCCGCGTCATGACCAATTACGGCATAAGCAAAAAGGATTTGAAAGCCATAGAAGAAACGGAAGGGGTGGCAGAGGTATACCCTGCCTACAATATGGATGCCCTTCTTGAAAATAACGGCAGTTCTTATGTTTTAAAACTGCATTCCATTTCCATAGGGGAAAAGTATTATGCCCAGCTTAATAAGCCCTATATTGTAAGCGGAAGGCTTCCTGAAAAAGCCAATGAAATATTGGTGGAAGAAGATATGATTAAAGAAACAAATTTGGAAATAGGCGATTACATAAACCTTAAAAGCGGCAAAAAGGAAGATATCAGAAAAAGCCTTAGAACCAACAGCTTTAAAATTACAGGGGTAGTAAGAAGCCCCTATTACATATCTGTCGAAAGAGGAACAGGCGCCATAGGAAACGGAGCCGTTGATTATTTCATCCTTGTGCCGGAAGAAAGCTTCAATATGAGCCTTTACAGTGAAGCATTTGTGAGAGTTCAAGAAAGCCATAAGCTGGATTCCTTTTCAAAGGCTTATGAAAACCTTATTGATGATGTGGTGGATAATCTTCAGGAGACGGAAATTAAAAGAGCCCCTGAAAGAAAGGCAGAGCTTACGGAAGCCGCCCTTAAAAATATATCGTCCGCTCTTTTGGAGCTTGAAAATACGAAGACAGCGGCTCTTTCCGATATATCTAAGAATGAGGAATACTTAAGGGCTCAGAAAAAGAATTTGGACGCTTCTGAAAAAATTATAGATGAAAATATAGATGCCCTAAATAAAGCCTATAAAGAGCTTGAAGAAAAAGAAAGCAGCTTAAATATTTCCCTAAGAGACATAGAAATAGGAGCAACGGATATTGCCATGGGCCTTGGGGAAGCAGAAAAGGGCCTTTTAGATATAGAAAGCGGCATGAAAGAAATTGACGAAGCTTTAAAAATATATCCTCTAAGCAAGGACCTTTCAAATAAAGAATCTGAATTATGGGAAAACAAGCTTCAAACGGAGATTTCAATTTCTGCTTTAAAGGATTCTGAAAAGGAGCTTGCGCTTCAAAAAGACCTTATAGAAAAAAGCCTTGGCGATATAAGCGCTTCTAAAAAAGAAATAGAAGAAAACATAAAAAATTTAGAAGCCCAAAAGGAAGATATCATAAAGGGCATGCAAGATATAAACAAAGGGTTCAATTCCATAGGCCCTGCAAAAACCTCGGCTGAGAAAGAAATAGAATCTTTGCAAAAGAGCCTTGAGGAAGCGAGAAAAGAACTAAAGGATATTACAGATGTAGAATGGTATATTTTAGACAGGGAGTCTAATTTGGGGGTTTTAAGCTATAAGGAGGATTCGGATAAGATACAGGCTATCGGGCAGGTGTTCCCTTTGTTCTTTTATCTTGTGGCGGCCCTTGTAAGTCTTACCACAATGACGAGGCTTGTGGAGGAAAAGCGTATAGAAATAGGCACCCTTAAATCCTTGGGCTACGGTAATTTCAAAATACTCTCAAAATACCTTATATATGCCGCAATTCCTACTTTAATCGGGGGCTGGGCAGGCGGCTTTGTGGGCATAAGGTTATTTCCAGCCATTATCATAAATGCCTACAGGAGCCTTTATACGATGAATACTGTTTCTGCCGTTACAAACAGGGCTTCATGGTATACGGGAATCGCTTTCGGCCTGATATCTGCTTTAGGTGCTACATTCTATTCCTGCTGGGCAGAGCTTAAAGAAAGCCCCAGCAATTTAATGCGGCCCAAGGCTCCCAAAATCGGAAGAAAGACCATCATAGAACAAATAGATGCCATCTGGAAGCGTCTTAGCTTTTTATATAAGATTTCCATAAGAAATACCTTCCGCTATAAGAAGCGGTTTATTATGACTGTAATCGGCATCAGCGGCTGTACAGCTCTTCTCCTTGCGGGATTTGGCATAAGAGATTCCGTAGGGGATATTACCAATATACAGTTTAAAGATATCGTAAAGTATCATATGAAAATAAGCCTTAAAGACGAAGCAAAGGATAAGGATATTTCAGACATCAAGAGCCTTATGAATTTAAGGGGGATTGTTCCTCAAAGCATTGCCGTAAGGGAGAATTCTTTTGATATATCTGCCTTTGACAGCAATAAAGAAAACGGTATTTTAATAGCGGCGGAGGATATTAAGGGCCTTCAGGAACTTATAAAATTAAAAGATAAAGATACCGGAAAAGAGCTTGAAATAAGAGATGACGGAATCATTATAACCGAGAAGCTTTCGATTCTCTTAAATGTAAAAGAAGGGGACGAAATTAATATTTCCGATGGAAAGCAGAAAAATGCCAGGGCAAGAGTAACAGGAATCTGTGAAAATTATTATTTCCACTATCTTTATTTAAGCAAAAGTTATTATGAGGAAATATTTAAGGAGGATTTGGAATATAACAGTATTTACGCAAGCCTTGCAAAGGATACGGAAGATTCCAAAAGAGATGCTTTGGCTAATGACATTCTCGATAAGAAAACCGTAACGGGAGTTTCCTTTATAAGCTCTATGGAAGAGCAGTTCAAAGACGTTATGAGCTCTCTTGATATTGTTATATTTGTCATTATCATATCCGCAGGGCTTTTGGCTTTCGTTGTTCTTTATAATCTTACAAATATAAATATACAGGAAAGAATAAGAGAAATTGCCACATTAGAGGTTTTGGGCTTTAAGGATAAAGAGGTAGACAGCTACATCTACAGGGAAAATATGATTCTTATGGCTTTCGGAATTCTTTTGGGCTTTGTTTTAGGAAAGCTTCTGCATGTATACGTAATGACTACTGTAGAATCAAGGCTTATTATGTTCGGAAGAGATATTCATACAATTTCTTATTTATATGCGGCGGTGCTTACTATGGTATTTTCCTTTGGGGTCAATATTATTACAAGCAGGAGCCTTAGAAAAATTAATATGGTTGAAGCATTAAAGAGCATAGAATAA